Proteins found in one Lutimonas zeaxanthinifaciens genomic segment:
- a CDS encoding carboxy terminal-processing peptidase codes for MKSKIKFIFPLIIISGMLFGFKIANDPDPEKDKILIGIVRYALKQGHYSPHDIDDSFSEKVFTDFIDALDPYKRFFLQSDIDEFSKNRYLIDDQIKSEDLSFYNQVMTRFDQRVLESQQYYREILQSPFDFSKEASFDVDYDKKSFSKNKAELIKNWQLQLKVSTLSRLHEKIHMQESMTKNETKGVEEKEEEDGAEAEEDEEEGSVPKVEIEIKSFEELEKESREATLKSLDDLYTVMFELDDTDWFAIFINTMTIQFDPHTNYFAPKDKKRFDQTMSGKLEGIGARLQKRDDYTRVAELISGGPAWRGGELEVGDLILKVGQGDEFPVDIVGMRLDDAIEYIKGKKGTEVKLTVKKIDGSIKVISIIRDIVELEETFVKSSVVDVDNRKFGVINLPKFYIDFNERNFRNSATDMEQEIKRLKEENVEGLLIDLRNNGGGSLKTAIEIAGLFISNGPVVQVKYRGEKANIRSDKDKRIQWDGPLVVLVNELSASASEIFAAAMQDYNRAVIIGSKQSFGKGTVQQVLPLNNVFKYDKDLGAMKMTIQKFYRINGGSTQLKGVSSDIVMPDKYSYFEIGERDEKNPLSWDKIEPAEYTPVNAYENFHQVVNDSKRRIADNPHFIIIDDNAKWLKEGRDNTLVNLNYEKFKEEIDQREEESKAFDDIALYESRLEFISPKYELPILENDSILAKKRELWHKNLKKDIYVEEALTVLSELEMNKNLLVKN; via the coding sequence ATGAAAAGTAAGATCAAATTTATTTTTCCGCTTATTATAATATCCGGAATGCTATTTGGGTTTAAAATAGCCAACGATCCGGACCCGGAAAAAGATAAAATATTAATTGGAATTGTCAGGTATGCTTTGAAACAAGGGCATTATTCGCCCCATGACATTGATGACTCCTTTTCGGAAAAAGTATTTACCGATTTTATCGACGCTTTAGACCCTTACAAAAGGTTCTTTCTTCAAAGTGATATCGATGAGTTTTCAAAAAACAGATATCTTATTGACGATCAGATCAAAAGTGAAGACCTAAGTTTTTACAACCAGGTTATGACGCGTTTTGATCAGCGTGTACTGGAATCTCAGCAATACTACAGGGAGATTCTTCAAAGTCCGTTTGATTTTAGCAAAGAGGCCAGTTTTGATGTGGATTATGATAAAAAATCGTTTTCAAAAAATAAGGCTGAGCTAATTAAGAACTGGCAATTGCAACTAAAGGTGAGCACTTTGTCCAGGCTGCATGAAAAGATTCACATGCAGGAATCGATGACGAAAAATGAGACTAAAGGCGTTGAGGAAAAGGAAGAGGAAGACGGTGCAGAGGCTGAAGAAGATGAAGAAGAAGGTTCAGTTCCTAAAGTTGAAATTGAAATCAAATCTTTTGAAGAGTTAGAAAAAGAATCTCGTGAAGCTACTCTAAAAAGTCTTGATGATCTGTACACGGTCATGTTTGAACTGGACGACACTGATTGGTTCGCCATTTTTATCAATACCATGACCATTCAGTTTGATCCACATACCAATTATTTTGCCCCCAAGGACAAAAAACGTTTTGATCAAACCATGTCAGGAAAACTTGAAGGTATTGGCGCGAGACTTCAAAAGAGAGATGATTACACCCGTGTTGCCGAACTGATATCGGGTGGGCCTGCCTGGAGAGGTGGTGAGCTTGAAGTAGGAGATTTGATCTTAAAAGTGGGACAGGGTGATGAGTTTCCTGTTGACATTGTGGGTATGAGGCTTGACGATGCCATTGAATATATCAAGGGCAAGAAAGGTACCGAGGTTAAATTGACTGTTAAGAAAATTGATGGTTCGATCAAGGTTATTTCCATCATAAGGGATATCGTTGAATTGGAAGAAACTTTTGTAAAATCAAGCGTTGTTGATGTAGATAACAGAAAGTTTGGCGTTATCAACCTTCCAAAATTCTACATTGATTTCAATGAAAGAAATTTCAGAAATTCCGCCACTGATATGGAACAGGAAATAAAAAGGCTGAAGGAAGAAAATGTGGAGGGCCTTCTTATTGATCTTCGTAACAACGGAGGAGGATCACTGAAAACAGCGATTGAAATAGCGGGCTTATTTATTAGTAATGGCCCTGTGGTTCAGGTAAAATATCGCGGTGAAAAAGCCAATATTCGATCAGATAAAGACAAAAGAATTCAATGGGACGGCCCGCTGGTAGTCCTTGTAAATGAATTGAGTGCTTCGGCATCTGAGATTTTCGCTGCGGCAATGCAGGACTATAACAGAGCCGTAATTATCGGAAGCAAACAATCCTTTGGAAAAGGTACTGTACAGCAGGTACTTCCGCTTAACAATGTCTTTAAATACGACAAGGATCTTGGAGCCATGAAAATGACCATCCAGAAGTTTTACAGGATCAATGGTGGTTCCACACAACTTAAAGGAGTTTCAAGCGACATTGTAATGCCTGATAAATATTCATACTTTGAAATAGGCGAACGGGATGAAAAAAACCCGTTGAGCTGGGACAAAATTGAACCGGCAGAATATACGCCTGTAAATGCTTATGAGAACTTTCACCAGGTTGTGAACGACAGTAAAAGGCGAATTGCCGATAATCCTCATTTCATTATCATTGATGATAACGCGAAATGGTTAAAAGAAGGGCGTGACAATACACTGGTCAATTTAAACTATGAAAAGTTTAAAGAAGAGATCGATCAAAGAGAAGAAGAAAGCAAGGCCTTTGATGACATAGCATTGTACGAAAGTCGTTTGGAGTTCATTTCTCCCAAATATGAACTTCCCATACTGGAGAATGATTCGATCCTTGCAAAAAAGAGAGAGCTCTGGCACAAGAACCTGAAGAAAGATATCTATGTGGAGGAGGCCCTGACTGTTCTTTCCGAATTGGAAATGAATAAAAACCTCCTGGTAAAAAACTAG
- the tilS gene encoding tRNA lysidine(34) synthetase TilS, whose protein sequence is MIEKFHIHLKENFPEIENKETLLAVSGGIDSMVLLHLMSALKVKFSVAHCNFGLRNKESDLDEEFVREQTEALDKRFYVKKFDTLGYASKNKLSIQMAARELRYTWFHELMNQKGYEYLLTAHHADDNLETFIINLSRGTGIDGLTGIPERRDKLLRPLLAFNREDIRQYALNNDLPWREDHTNAETKYLRNKIRKEIVPLLKELNPSFLNNFAQTVENLKGTKSILQNHIESVREKAIVQKDDSGSIQYFSTQTLKELSENTAYLYELFYPYGFTNYKDLISLLEAQPGKQILSETHRLIKDRKTIILTPKTTISKSTSLSINEDQTELESEGVHLFFKTLNSEKLRLSNVGDGKNTACFDKDLLTFPLHVRKWEKGDYFYPLGMKGKKKLSKFFKDEKYSLLEKENIWLLCSGSDIVWIIGKRMDDRFRVTGQTKEILKAAIQS, encoded by the coding sequence TTGATCGAAAAATTTCACATACATCTTAAAGAGAATTTTCCGGAAATTGAAAATAAAGAAACCCTTCTTGCCGTCTCCGGTGGAATCGACAGTATGGTTTTACTCCATTTGATGTCAGCCCTTAAAGTAAAATTTTCAGTTGCTCACTGCAATTTTGGATTGAGAAACAAGGAGTCAGATCTTGATGAGGAATTTGTTCGCGAACAAACAGAGGCTCTGGATAAACGATTTTATGTAAAGAAATTTGACACTTTGGGATATGCTTCTAAGAACAAGCTTTCCATTCAGATGGCCGCAAGAGAACTGCGTTATACCTGGTTTCATGAACTAATGAATCAAAAGGGATATGAATATCTGTTGACGGCTCATCATGCGGATGATAATCTGGAAACCTTTATCATCAACCTTTCCCGTGGAACAGGTATTGATGGCCTGACCGGAATTCCAGAAAGACGCGACAAATTACTCCGTCCATTATTGGCATTTAATCGAGAGGATATAAGGCAATATGCATTAAATAATGACCTTCCCTGGAGAGAAGACCATACAAACGCTGAAACAAAATACCTCAGGAACAAAATCAGAAAAGAGATTGTTCCGTTGCTCAAAGAACTGAACCCCTCCTTTCTGAATAATTTTGCACAAACCGTTGAAAATTTAAAGGGAACCAAATCGATCCTTCAAAATCATATAGAAAGCGTTAGGGAAAAAGCCATCGTTCAAAAAGATGATTCAGGAAGTATTCAATATTTCTCAACACAAACCTTAAAAGAATTATCAGAAAATACCGCCTATCTGTATGAGTTATTCTATCCTTATGGTTTTACAAATTATAAAGATCTGATCTCGCTACTTGAAGCCCAGCCGGGAAAACAAATTTTATCAGAAACTCATAGACTTATTAAGGACCGTAAAACTATAATTCTAACGCCAAAAACAACGATTTCAAAATCAACCTCTCTTAGTATAAATGAAGATCAAACTGAATTAGAATCGGAAGGGGTTCATCTCTTTTTCAAAACCTTGAATTCGGAAAAGTTAAGGCTGTCTAATGTCGGTGACGGAAAAAATACGGCCTGTTTTGATAAAGATCTGTTAACTTTTCCTCTTCATGTAAGAAAATGGGAAAAAGGCGACTACTTTTACCCATTGGGAATGAAGGGCAAAAAAAAACTAAGTAAGTTTTTTAAAGATGAAAAATACTCCCTTTTAGAAAAAGAAAATATTTGGTTACTTTGCTCCGGATCTGACATTGTCTGGATCATTGGAAAAAGAATGGATGATCGTTTTAGAGTAACAGGCCAGACAAAAGAAATTTTAAAAGCAGCAATTCAATCATGA